The following coding sequences are from one Beggiatoa alba B18LD window:
- a CDS encoding FlgO family outer membrane protein: MRVNILLLIGFIVLTGCTNNIAYGDCAYRVQTSECVKTAKGQHDADIIATTYAAADDLLAHSSETISSNACVLVTSVADINELQDSTPLGRLLGEQLSVRLTQRGYVVREVKLQNPLSLIAREGEFALAREVQTICTNGQANIVAGTYAVGDNAVFITLKLLSMSNNRILAAHAYSLPLGDNTTYLLQEPKTSWW; this comes from the coding sequence ATGCGGGTCAATATCTTATTACTGATAGGCTTCATTGTGCTGACAGGGTGCACAAATAATATTGCTTATGGAGATTGCGCTTATCGAGTACAAACCAGTGAATGTGTCAAAACCGCTAAGGGTCAACACGATGCGGATATTATTGCCACCACTTACGCCGCCGCTGATGATTTATTAGCACATAGTTCGGAAACTATTTCTAGCAATGCCTGTGTATTAGTAACCAGTGTCGCGGATATTAATGAGTTACAGGATAGTACGCCTTTAGGACGTTTGTTAGGTGAACAATTATCCGTGCGTTTAACGCAACGGGGCTATGTTGTGCGTGAAGTGAAATTGCAAAATCCCTTAAGTCTCATTGCACGTGAAGGTGAATTCGCACTTGCTCGGGAAGTGCAAACCATTTGTACCAATGGACAAGCCAATATCGTCGCGGGTACATATGCAGTAGGGGATAATGCGGTGTTTATTACTTTAAAATTATTGAGTATGAGTAATAATCGGATTTTAGCCGCTCATGCGTATAGTTTACCCTTAGGTGATAACACTACTTATTTATTACAAGAACCTAAAACTAGTTGGTGGTAA